In the genome of Montipora foliosa isolate CH-2021 chromosome 3, ASM3666993v2, whole genome shotgun sequence, one region contains:
- the LOC137996597 gene encoding DNA helicase B-like isoform X2, producing MVEFRGFLLPKEEKASKDEAASDSDSENDNDDDVRNPDYHDIMRLSAGRCQYLTSTKMRCSSEKMQEVEYKNGRFIVSQGEKTIRARFDSMFSSPWWMVELVEIAASSKTQRKVAVPSYSIRVDDGVDANLVSLFLTKGCSVNEEHVSAFLDFAQSRNIRLTFLDLLKNLQDFGSSGEVNSDICKQIQTSLHSSPTGKAFLVPEWTKVAHRLFPCHVRTLLSSVDLGVLRGMEKALKDEPWIFGFQCIIKERYGILGCEVKIPSFVNCNLMEKMPVMNRDALYIYNALCEVTYRCGHTYFPLEELKNTKYLKPFTPFTSWDESLDYLKEINAVKTDSDNYGKPSSLFLPSIRNYEQTIVRTISKMMKGHPWVRGVEIDEKAFGGDQDQLKAAKMMTTKPVVVVSGKGGCGKTHVVSKVLSQMLKLKIPQFAAACESHTKQDEEPMGGVSQSFSGVSQMDFQGCASPIRSSTINSVLETPPRVEKFPKYSDQLPEDESGTSDPGGDEVLLTAPTGKAASILGKRICFQAYTLHSVIFSYLKWIEAKKCSESHSTWKFSDVKLLVCDESSLISLRTFATLLNILTMNSSLQQIILLGDKHQLPSIEPGNLLADVFNALLNHGSSVTLRTNHRSESQLIVENAEKISRQQMPFFPPKPLSGFMRLGYQAKQSESGVDFSHIALNQVVKDLLENKIPSVSLPEPERSQFIAFRHDDCSEINELCSRIYNQHPLKNDKGKVDFQVGDKGSEIDTVVYVVGRPGFYQTCQHVYTAVTRGVRQVIIISNPGHLEEVVKRKPFPRKTRLQQYLADDLLKPVTCTEDKDISESASFANDEKSGFHRREDDRVIGSTNQEICPQTSSGYLTLPTPPQTPRSTKRKATSPVREQPNSTPTKRIRTAQYNSNCKVCKGPVYAGRDEITYNGQTKSWVHKNCV from the exons ATGGTTGAGTTTCGAGGTTTCTTGTTACCGAAAGAAGAAAAGGCTAGTAAGGACGAAGCTGCCTCTGACTCGGACAGTGAAAATGACAACGATGATGATGTCCGAAATCCAGATTATCATGACATCATGCGGCTGTCTGCAGGGAGATGCCAGTACTTAACCAGCACGAAAATGCGGTGTTCATCCGAGAAAATGCAGGAAGTGGAGTATAAGAACGGACGCTTTATAGTCTCTCAGGGCGAGAAAACTATTCGTGCTCGATTTGATAGCATGTTTTCCTCTCCATGGTGGATGGTAGAGTTAGTTGAGATCGCAGCGAGTTCCAAAACGCAGCGAAAAGTGGCTGTTCCTTCCTACAGTATTCGAGTTGATGATGGCGTCGATGCGAATTTGGTTTCGTTGTTTCTGACGAAAGGGTGCTCTGTAAATGAAGAGCACGTATCAGCTTTCTTAGACTTCGCCCAAAGCAGAAACATACGGCTGACGTTCTTGGATCTGCTGAAGAACTTACAAGACTTCGGGAGTAGCGGTGAAGTCAACAGTGACatttgtaaacaaattcaaacaaGTTTGCATAGTTCAC CCACAGGAAAAGCCTTCCTGGTACCTGAGTGGACAAAAGTTGCCCATCGTTTATTTCCTTGCCATGTAAGAACATTGCTTTCATCTGTTGATCTCGGCGTGCTTAGAGGCATGGAGAAAGCACTGAAAGATGAGCCATGGATATTTGGTTTTCAGTGCATCATTAAGGAAAGATATGGAATATTAGGCTGTGAGGTGAAGATACCATCATTTGTCAATTGCAACCTCATGGAAAAGATGCCAGTGATGAACCGTGATGCTCTGTACATTTATAATGCTTTGTGCGAAGTTACGTACAGGTGTGGCCATACTTATTTTCCTTTGGAGGAGTTGAAGAATACAAAGTATTTGAAGCCTTTTACGCCTTTTACTTCCTGGGATGAAAGCCTTGATTATCTCAAGGAGATAAATGCTGTGAAGACCGACAGTGATAACTATGGGAAgccgtcttctctctttttacCCAGCATTCGAAACTATGAGCAAACTATTGTGAGAACCATTAGCAAAATGATGAAAGGGCACCCATGGGTCAGGGGTGTGGAGATTGACGAGAAG GCCTTTGGTGGTGATCAAGACCAGCTTAAGGCAGCAAAAATGATGACCACAAAACCGGTTGTTGTGGTATCTGGAAAAGGTGGCTGTGGGAAGACCCATGTTGTGTCAAAGGTTTTATCACAGATGTTAAAGCTGAAAATACCTCAGTTTGCAGCTGCCTGTGAATCCCATACCAAACAAGATGAAGAACCCATGGGTGGCGTTTCTCAAAGCTTTTCTGGTGTGTCTCAAATGGATTTTCAAGGCTGTGCAAGCCCCATTCGTAGTTCTACCATTAATTCAGTTCTTGAAACACCACCAAGAGTTGAGAAATTCCCAAAGTATTCTGATCAGCTTCCAGAGGATGAAAGTGGGACTAGTGACCCTGGTGGTGATGAAGTTTTACTAACAGCCCCAACCGGGAAAGCAGCCAGTATCTTAGGGAAACGAATTTGCTTTCAAGCCTATACGTTACATTCAGTCATCTTTAGTTACCTAAAATGGATCGAGGCAAAGAAATGTAGCGAAAGTCATTCTACTTGGAAATTTTCAGACGTCAAACTTCTTGTTTGTGATGAAAGTTCTCTTATATCCTTGAGAACATTCGCTACTCTACTGAACATTCTCACAATGAATAGTTCACTGCAGCAAATTATATTGTTGGGTGACAAACACCAGTTGCCGTCAATTGAACCTGGAAACCTACTGGCTGATGTTTTTAATGCCCTTTTGAATCATGGCTCCAGTGTCACATTGAGAACCAACCATAGAAGTGAATCTCAGCTAATTGTGgaaaatgctgaaaaaataTCCAGACAGCAGATGCCATTCTTCCCACCTAAACCCCTAAGCGGATTCATGAGGCTTGGCTACCAAGCAAAGCAAAGTGAAAGCGGTGTTGATTTTTCTCACATAGCTCTAAACCAAGTGGTGAAAGACTTGTTAGAAAACAAAATACCATCTGTCTCATTGCCAGAGCCGGAGAGGTCTCAGTTTATTGCCTTTCGTCACGACGACTGTTCAGAGATCAACGAGTTATGTTCTCGCATTTATAACCAACATCCCTTAAAGAACGATAAAGGGAAAGTGGATTTTCAAGTGGGTGATAAG GGCTCCGAGATTGACACCGTAGTGTATGTTGTTGGGAGACCCGGATTTTACCAAACTTGCCAGCATGTTTACACGGCTGTGACACGTGGTGTACGACAAGTTATCATAATTAGCAACCCTGGCCACTTGGAGGAAGTCGTCAAAAGAAAGCCATTCCCTCGGAAAACAAGGCTGCAGCAATATCTTGCTGATGATTTGCTAAAGCCTGTTACTTGTACGGAAGACAAAGATATCTCCGAAAGTGCGAGCTTCGCAAATGATGAAAAAAGTGGTTTTCACAGAAGGGAAGATGATAGAGTGATTGGAAGCACTAACCAGGAGATTTGTCCACAGACGTCCTCGGGATATTTGACATTACCAACTCCGCCACAGACTCCAAGAAGTACTAAACGAAAAGCCACCAGTCCAGTAAGGGAACAACCCAACAGCACACCCACA
- the LOC137996597 gene encoding DNA helicase B-like isoform X1, which translates to MVEFRGFLLPKEEKASKDEAASDSDSENDNDDDVRNPDYHDIMRLSAGRCQYLTSTKMRCSSEKMQEVEYKNGRFIVSQGEKTIRARFDSMFSSPWWMVELVEIAASSKTQRKVAVPSYSIRVDDGVDANLVSLFLTKGCSVNEEHVSAFLDFAQSRNIRLTFLDLLKNLQDFGSSGEVNSDICKQIQTSLHSSPTGKAFLVPEWTKVAHRLFPCHVRTLLSSVDLGVLRGMEKALKDEPWIFGFQCIIKERYGILGCEVKIPSFVNCNLMEKMPVMNRDALYIYNALCEVTYRCGHTYFPLEELKNTKYLKPFTPFTSWDESLDYLKEINAVKTDSDNYGKPSSLFLPSIRNYEQTIVRTISKMMKGHPWVRGVEIDEKAFGGDQDQLKAAKMMTTKPVVVVSGKGGCGKTHVVSKVLSQMLKLKIPQFAAACESHTKQDEEPMGGVSQSFSGVSQMDFQGCASPIRSSTINSVLETPPRVEKFPKYSDQLPEDESGTSDPGGDEVLLTAPTGKAASILGKRICFQAYTLHSVIFSYLKWIEAKKCSESHSTWKFSDVKLLVCDESSLISLRTFATLLNILTMNSSLQQIILLGDKHQLPSIEPGNLLADVFNALLNHGSSVTLRTNHRSESQLIVENAEKISRQQMPFFPPKPLSGFMRLGYQAKQSESGVDFSHIALNQVVKDLLENKIPSVSLPEPERSQFIAFRHDDCSEINELCSRIYNQHPLKNDKGKVDFQVGDKVCVKKNVECFDIHGKEEVKLNNGEIFFIRKIIEEKDNHNKKTTYFDLANTEKIMTIDAKMLKKAKLRHAWARTIHTFQGSEIDTVVYVVGRPGFYQTCQHVYTAVTRGVRQVIIISNPGHLEEVVKRKPFPRKTRLQQYLADDLLKPVTCTEDKDISESASFANDEKSGFHRREDDRVIGSTNQEICPQTSSGYLTLPTPPQTPRSTKRKATSPVREQPNSTPTKRIRTAQYNSNCKVCKGPVYAGRDEITYNGQTKSWVHKNCV; encoded by the exons ATGGTTGAGTTTCGAGGTTTCTTGTTACCGAAAGAAGAAAAGGCTAGTAAGGACGAAGCTGCCTCTGACTCGGACAGTGAAAATGACAACGATGATGATGTCCGAAATCCAGATTATCATGACATCATGCGGCTGTCTGCAGGGAGATGCCAGTACTTAACCAGCACGAAAATGCGGTGTTCATCCGAGAAAATGCAGGAAGTGGAGTATAAGAACGGACGCTTTATAGTCTCTCAGGGCGAGAAAACTATTCGTGCTCGATTTGATAGCATGTTTTCCTCTCCATGGTGGATGGTAGAGTTAGTTGAGATCGCAGCGAGTTCCAAAACGCAGCGAAAAGTGGCTGTTCCTTCCTACAGTATTCGAGTTGATGATGGCGTCGATGCGAATTTGGTTTCGTTGTTTCTGACGAAAGGGTGCTCTGTAAATGAAGAGCACGTATCAGCTTTCTTAGACTTCGCCCAAAGCAGAAACATACGGCTGACGTTCTTGGATCTGCTGAAGAACTTACAAGACTTCGGGAGTAGCGGTGAAGTCAACAGTGACatttgtaaacaaattcaaacaaGTTTGCATAGTTCAC CCACAGGAAAAGCCTTCCTGGTACCTGAGTGGACAAAAGTTGCCCATCGTTTATTTCCTTGCCATGTAAGAACATTGCTTTCATCTGTTGATCTCGGCGTGCTTAGAGGCATGGAGAAAGCACTGAAAGATGAGCCATGGATATTTGGTTTTCAGTGCATCATTAAGGAAAGATATGGAATATTAGGCTGTGAGGTGAAGATACCATCATTTGTCAATTGCAACCTCATGGAAAAGATGCCAGTGATGAACCGTGATGCTCTGTACATTTATAATGCTTTGTGCGAAGTTACGTACAGGTGTGGCCATACTTATTTTCCTTTGGAGGAGTTGAAGAATACAAAGTATTTGAAGCCTTTTACGCCTTTTACTTCCTGGGATGAAAGCCTTGATTATCTCAAGGAGATAAATGCTGTGAAGACCGACAGTGATAACTATGGGAAgccgtcttctctctttttacCCAGCATTCGAAACTATGAGCAAACTATTGTGAGAACCATTAGCAAAATGATGAAAGGGCACCCATGGGTCAGGGGTGTGGAGATTGACGAGAAG GCCTTTGGTGGTGATCAAGACCAGCTTAAGGCAGCAAAAATGATGACCACAAAACCGGTTGTTGTGGTATCTGGAAAAGGTGGCTGTGGGAAGACCCATGTTGTGTCAAAGGTTTTATCACAGATGTTAAAGCTGAAAATACCTCAGTTTGCAGCTGCCTGTGAATCCCATACCAAACAAGATGAAGAACCCATGGGTGGCGTTTCTCAAAGCTTTTCTGGTGTGTCTCAAATGGATTTTCAAGGCTGTGCAAGCCCCATTCGTAGTTCTACCATTAATTCAGTTCTTGAAACACCACCAAGAGTTGAGAAATTCCCAAAGTATTCTGATCAGCTTCCAGAGGATGAAAGTGGGACTAGTGACCCTGGTGGTGATGAAGTTTTACTAACAGCCCCAACCGGGAAAGCAGCCAGTATCTTAGGGAAACGAATTTGCTTTCAAGCCTATACGTTACATTCAGTCATCTTTAGTTACCTAAAATGGATCGAGGCAAAGAAATGTAGCGAAAGTCATTCTACTTGGAAATTTTCAGACGTCAAACTTCTTGTTTGTGATGAAAGTTCTCTTATATCCTTGAGAACATTCGCTACTCTACTGAACATTCTCACAATGAATAGTTCACTGCAGCAAATTATATTGTTGGGTGACAAACACCAGTTGCCGTCAATTGAACCTGGAAACCTACTGGCTGATGTTTTTAATGCCCTTTTGAATCATGGCTCCAGTGTCACATTGAGAACCAACCATAGAAGTGAATCTCAGCTAATTGTGgaaaatgctgaaaaaataTCCAGACAGCAGATGCCATTCTTCCCACCTAAACCCCTAAGCGGATTCATGAGGCTTGGCTACCAAGCAAAGCAAAGTGAAAGCGGTGTTGATTTTTCTCACATAGCTCTAAACCAAGTGGTGAAAGACTTGTTAGAAAACAAAATACCATCTGTCTCATTGCCAGAGCCGGAGAGGTCTCAGTTTATTGCCTTTCGTCACGACGACTGTTCAGAGATCAACGAGTTATGTTCTCGCATTTATAACCAACATCCCTTAAAGAACGATAAAGGGAAAGTGGATTTTCAAGTGGGTGATAAGGTGTGTGTGAAAAAGAATGTTGAGTGCTTTGATATCCATGGCAAAGAGGAGGTGAAATTGAATAATGGAGAGATTTTCTTCATAAGGAAAATCATTGAAGAAAAGGATAACCATAACAAGAAAACAACATACTTTGATCTTGCTAATACAGAAAAGATTATGACGATTGATGCAAAGATGTTAAAGAAGGCAAAGCTCCGCCACGCATGGGCAAGAACAATACATACATTTCAG GGCTCCGAGATTGACACCGTAGTGTATGTTGTTGGGAGACCCGGATTTTACCAAACTTGCCAGCATGTTTACACGGCTGTGACACGTGGTGTACGACAAGTTATCATAATTAGCAACCCTGGCCACTTGGAGGAAGTCGTCAAAAGAAAGCCATTCCCTCGGAAAACAAGGCTGCAGCAATATCTTGCTGATGATTTGCTAAAGCCTGTTACTTGTACGGAAGACAAAGATATCTCCGAAAGTGCGAGCTTCGCAAATGATGAAAAAAGTGGTTTTCACAGAAGGGAAGATGATAGAGTGATTGGAAGCACTAACCAGGAGATTTGTCCACAGACGTCCTCGGGATATTTGACATTACCAACTCCGCCACAGACTCCAAGAAGTACTAAACGAAAAGCCACCAGTCCAGTAAGGGAACAACCCAACAGCACACCCACA